The nucleotide sequence ATCGCCGGCCTCGTCACCCTCGAGGACCTCATCGAAGAGCTCGTCGGCGACATCAGCGACGAGTACGACCAGACCGTCGTCGACCACCGCGAGATCTCCGAGGGCGTGCAGCTCGTGAGCGCGCGCATGCCCGTCGACGAGCTCGGCGACCTGTTCGGCATCGAGCTGGACGACGACGACGTCGACTCCGTCGGCGGCCTGCTCACGAAGGTCCTCGGGCGCCTGCCCGAGCGCGGGTCCGAGGCGCGGGTCTCCGGCCTGGTGCTCACCGCGAACCACACGGAGGGGCGCCGCCGAGACCTCCAGACGGTGATCGTGCGGCGCGACGTGGCGCTCGACGACGCCGAGACGGCGCTCGGGGCCGGCCACGTGGGCGGGTCGGATCCTGCGCCCTCCGAGCCCACGAACCACCGAGACACGAGCGAACGGGTACGACGATGACCACCACACCTCCCGGCTACCGTGCGGGCTTCGTCTCGTTCGTGGGCCGCCCCAACGTCGGCAAGTCGACGCTCACGAATGCGCTCGTCGGCGAGAAGGTCGCCATCACGTCGTCCAAGCCGCAGACCACCAGGCGCGCGATCCGCGGCGTCGTGCACCGGCCCGACGGCCAGATCGTCATCGTCGACACGCCGGGCATCCACCGGCCCCGGACGCTGCTCGGCGAACGACTCAACACCGTCGTGAGCGACACCCTGGCCGACGTCGACGTGATCGGCTTCTGCGTGCCCGCCAACGAGAAGCTCGGCCCGGGCGACCGCTTCATCAACGAGCAGCTCGACCAGTATCCGCGGGCGAAGAAGCTCGCCATCATCACGAAGGTCGACATCGCGTCGAAGGCGGCGGTCGCCGAGCAGCTGCTCGCCGTGAGTGCCCTGCGCGACTGGGAGGCACTGGTTCCGGTCTCGGCGCTGACCGACGAGCAGCTCGACACGGTCGCGGCCGAGATCGTGCCGCTCCTGCCCGAGTCGCCGCAGCTCTACCCGTCCGACGTCGTCACCGAGGAGGGGCTCGCCGACCGCATCGGCGAGCTGATCCGCGAGGCGGCGCTCGAGGGCGTGCAGGACGAACTTCCGCACTCGCTCGCCGTCACCATCGACGACCTCGTCGAGCGCGACGACAAAGACCTCGTCGAGATCTACGCGAACCTCTTCGTCGAGCGCGACAGCCAGAAGGGGATCGTCATCGGCCACCGCGGCGCGCGCCTCCGTGAGGTGGGCGAGCGCGCGCGGGCGCAGATCGAGCCGCTCGTCGGGTCGCAGGTCTACCTGAACATCCGGGTGAAGGTCGCCAAAGACTGGCAGCGCGACCCGAAGCAGCTCGGCCGACTGGGGTTCTGAACGTACATCCGCAGGATGATTCCGGGCGACGAAGGTCTCGACGTCGGTTCACGACGAGGGCGCAGGAGCGCGGGCACCGTACGGTAGTCACGTGATTTTCCGCCCCCTCCGCTCTCACCAGGTCGTCCTCGACGTCCTGATCGGCGTCGTCGTGGGGCTCGTCACGCTCGTCTTCGACCTGCACGCGAACCCGTTCTCGCTCGTCATCACGCTCGGCATGGCGGCGTCCCTGGCGTTCCGGCGGCTGTCGCCGGGGCTCGCGCTGGCGATCGTGTGGGCCACGGCCGTCTTCGAGATGCTCACGCTCTCGACGCCCCAGGTGTCCAACCTCGCGATCTGCGCCGTGCTGTACGCGTCGGCGGCGTACGGTTCGCCGCGCCTGCGCTGGTTCGGCCTCGCCTCGGTCGGCATCGGCGCCGCCATCGGGATGTTCTACGTGACCTTCGCGAACGTGGCGCTGTTCGGGGTGCCGCACGACGTGTCGAACGTCACCGACCTGGTCCGGTTGTTCCTGCAGATCGGCATCACGTTCCTCGGCTTCCTGGCGCTGCTCGGCCTGCCCTGGGTCGGCGGGCAGCTGGTCCGCGCCCGGTACGCTGCGCGCTCCAGCCGCGACGCGCAGCTCCTGGCCGAGCGGGAGACCGCGCGCGCCGAACGCGAGGCGGCTCGTGCGGAGAACGAGGCGGCGCGCGCCGAGCGCGAGGCAGCCCGCGCCGAGCGCGACATCGCCGTCGAGCAGGAGCGCAGCCGCATCGCGCGCGACATGCACGACGTCGTCGCGCACTCGCTCGCCGTCGTCATCGCCCAGGCGGACGGCGCCAGGTATGCCTACCGTGCCGATCCGACCACGGTCGAGGACTCCCTCGTGACGATCGCGTCGACCGCGCGCGAGGCTCTCGGCGAGGTGCGCGAGCTCCTGGGCCAGCTCCGGCACAGTCAGGGGGCGGCGCCGCAGCCCGTCCTGGTCGACCTCGAACGCCTCGTCGAGCAGATGACCGCGGCCGGGCTCTCGATCGACCTGCGATCGAGCGGCACGCCGGCCCAGCTGAGCAGCAACCGGCAGCTGGCGATCTACCGCATCGTGCAGGAGTCGCTCACGAACGTCCTCCGGCACGGCGACACGCGGTCGACCGTCGACGTGCTCTTCGACTGGCGGCCCGACGACCTCACCATCGTCATCGCGTCGACCCTGCGGCCGACCGACACGATCGACGCCGACGCCCTCACGACCAGCGGCCAGTACCGCCCTGACGAGCGACGAGGCCACGGCGTCGTCGGCATGAGCGAACGCGCTACGTTGGCAGGAGGCTCGCTGACGACTCACCAGGCCGGCGGCCGCTTCATCGTGCGCGCCATGATCCCGTCGACCGCACTGACCCAGGAGGTTCACCTGCGATGAGCATCGCCCCGAATCAGCCGGACGCACCGAGCCCGACCGAGCCGCACCCCGGCACCGGAGTGATCCGCGTCGTCCTCGTCGACGACCAGGCGCTGTTCCGCGCGGGCATCCGCATGGTCGTGTCGTCGCAGCGCGATCTCGAGTTCGTCGGCGAGGCCGGCGACGGCGAGGAGGGCGTCGACGTCGTCTCGCGCACCCAGCCCGACGTCGTCCTCATGGACATCCGCATGCCCGTCATGGACGGCATCGCCGCGACCCAGGCAATCCTGGCGCGCGCCGACGCCGAGAACCGCCGTGCCCCCAAGATCGTCGTGCTGACCACGTTCGACCTCGACGAGGCGGCGACGCGCGCCATCCGCTCGGGCGCCAGCGGGTTCGTCCTGAAGGACAGCGACCCCGAGTTCCTCCTGGCCGCCATCCGGACGGTGCACGCGGGCACGTCCGTCATCGCCGCTTCCGCGACCCGCGAGCTCTTCGAGCACTTCGACAAGAACCGCGAGGCCGCGCCGAAGCCGGTGCCCGAGGCCTTCCAGCAGCTCACCACGCGCGAGCGCGACATCTTCCAGTCCGCCGCGCGCGGTCTCAGCAACAGCGAGATCGCCCAGCTCGAGTACCTCAGCGAGGCGACGGTGAAGACGCACATCTCCAGGGTTCTCGCGAAGCTCGGCCTGCGCGACCGGGTGCAGCTCGTCGTGTACGCCTACGAGCACGGGCTGACCACGTAGTCTCACCCTCTGTGAACCTGTTCCACCTGTCGCTGACGTCGGCGCTGACGCTGGGCGTGGCCGACATCGTGGCGGGCGCCCTGTGCCTGGCGATGATCCTGCGACCGCGACGCCGGAGGGGCCGCTGGTTCCGCCACGTGACGATCGCGATCCTCGCCGGCGCGGCGGCCGGGGGCACCGCGATCTGGGTCGTCGGCGACGTGATGAACGCCTTCGACGTCCCGCCGACCTGGGTCGATCGGGCCTGGGTGTCGGCCATGGTCGCCGGGGTGTGTCTGGCGATCGTCAACCTCGTCTACGGTCCGGCGGGGCGCAAGGTCGCGGCCGCGGTCGGAGTCATCGCCGTCGTGGTCGCGGGCGGGCTCGCGCTGAACCGCGACGTGGGGGAGTTCCCGCGGCTGGGCGATGCGCTCGGCGTGACGGGGTCGGAGCCCCTGATCCTGCCTCACCCGCGGACCCCGGGCACGGCCGCGGCCGACGACGACCTCTACGCCGACTGGAAGGCCCCCGAGCTCATGCCCCGGCGAGGTCGGGTGGGATCCGTGACGATCCCGGCCACGAAATCGCACTTCGACGCACGGAAGGCCCTCGTGTACCTGCCGCCCGCCGCGCTCGTGGCCTCGGCGCCGGCGCTGCCCGTGGTCGTGCTGATGTCCGGGCAGCCCGGCAGCCCGCTGTCGGTGATGACGGCGGGCCGAGTGCCGCAGATCCTGAACGCGCTGGCTCGTCGCGATCACGGGCTCGCCCCGATCGTCGTGGTCCCCGACCAGCTCGGCTCGGCGGGCGCGAACCCGATGTGCGTCGACGGGCCCCTCGGCAACAGCGCCACCTACCTCACCGAAGACGTCCCGGACTGGATCACCACTCACCTCCACGTCCAGACCGGCCCCACCGCCTGGGTCGTCGGCGGCTTCTCGCAGGGAGCGACCTGCGCCCTGCAGTTCGCCACGGCCCTGCCCGAGCTGTTCGGGTCGCTCATCGACGTCTCCGGCCAGCAGTACCCGACTCTCTCGAGCGACGACAGGGCGATCGACCAGGGGTTCGGCGGCAGCACGGCGCGGTTCGACGCGGCGAAGCCTGCCGCGGTCATGGCGGCGCACGGCCACTACGCCGACACGGTCGCCCTGTTCGCCGCGGGCGCCACCGACGCGGTCTACAGCGAGAACGCGCGCGTCATGTCTGCCCTTGCGGCCAAGCACGGCATCCGCGTGACGCGGTACCTGTCGCCCGGCAGCGGGCATGACTGGACGACCGCGTCGAACGCCTTCCGGCGGGGCTTCGACCTCCTCTACCCGCGCCTCGGCCTGTCGAAGGGGGCGCAGAATCTATGACCGACCTCACCCTCGCCCCTCACCCCACTCCGTCGCGCGCCCTCACGTGGCTGCGAGACCTCGCACGCCAGCAGCCGGTGAGCCTCGTGATCGCCGCCGTGCTCGTCGTGCTGGCGCTCGTCTCCGGAAGCGCACTGCACGGCCCGTCGGACGCCCTGCGCGACGTCATCGGCGCCGGGGTCGCCGAGCGGACCTCGGCGAACTCGTGGATCGCCACGCTCGCGAGCGTCCTGTTCTCGGGCAGCCTGCCCGAGCTCATCGCCACCGTCATCGCCGTGCTCGTGCTGGTCGGCGCCGCCGAGCGGAGAATCGGTCACGGCCGGGCCCTGGCCGCGTACCTCATCACCGGGGTGGTGGCGACGGTCATCGGCGTCGCTGTGCAGGCCATCGGCATCGGAATCGGCGAGGTCTGGGCGCTCGAGGTCGCCTACGACACCACGCTCCACCCGTTCACGCCGGCCCTCGGCACGATCATGACGGCCAGCGCCTTCGCGGGTCCGCTCTGGCGGCGCCGGATCCGGATCATCGGCTTCGCGTCGATCACGACGTTCCTGCTCTACGACGGCCACCCGTCGGGGCTGTACGCCCTTCTCGGCGCCGTCGCCGGGCTCGCGCTCGGCCGCTTCCTGCGGCCCCGAGGCCGCGTCGTGGCGCGCCTGTGGACACGCAGCTCCCACCACGAGGCGCGCGTGCTCCTGTCGACGCTGGTCTTCATCACGGCGCTCGGGCCTCTCGTGACGATCGTCACGCGCGCGCCGATCGGAATCCTGGCGCCGCTCGGCAGCCTGTTCGGCGACTCGCTGCCGCCGCGGCACCTCACCAGGCCGTGCACGATCGACGCGACGTGCATCCGCGACGTCGCGCTCGGCGACCTGCACGGCCCCGGCACGCTCGCGCTGAGCCTCCTGCCGCTGGTGACTCTCATCGTCGCGGCTCTGCTGATCCGCCGCGCCCGTCGCATCGCGGTGTGGGCGGCGATCCTGGTGAATCTGCTCCTCGCCCTGCTGGCGGCGCTCTACTACGGCGTCCTGCCGCTGACGAGCGACGTCGCCGCCGACATGCCCGGCCATCACGTCGAACGCTTCTTCCTCGGCATCCTGTCGGCCGTCGCACCCCTGATCGTCGCGGTCGTGCTGTTCGTGTTCCTCCACCACTTCACCGTGCGCACCCCGCGCCACATCGTGCGGCAGTACATCGCGCTGCTGGTGGCGTCGTTCGTGCTGCTCGCGGGCTTCTACATCAGCGTCGGCTTCCTCGGGCGTGAGCGCTTCAGCCCGCCGATCACCCTGGGCCGGCTCGTCTTCTCCGCGCCGGAGCGGTTCATCCCGGTCGGCTTCGTCGGGCTCGACCGCGTCGGGCCGGTGCCGACGGACGGACCGCTGCGCGGGGTGTTCGTGGGCGTCGGGCCGCTCATGTGGCTGATCGTCGTCGTGGGGCTGGTGGTGGCGGCAGGAGTCACGGGGCGAGCGGGCGGGGCGTCGCGCCGTGGGGCGGTGGCGCGGATCCTGCGACGCGGCGTGTCGGGTCATCTCGGCCAGATGGCGCTCTGGAGCGGCACCTCGTACTGGCTGTCGGACGACGGCGCCGCCGCGGTCGCCTACCGGGAGGTCGGCGGCACGGCGATCACCGTGGGGGATCCGCTCTGCGACCAGGCGCGCGCGGCCCAGACCGTGCTCGAGTTCGCCCGATGGTGCGACGACCAGGGTCTCGTGCCGGTCTTCTACAGCGTGCGGGAGACCCTGGCGCCCGCCTTCGCCGAGATGGGCTGGCCGACGCTGCCGGTGGCGGAGGAGACCGTGCTGCATCCGGCGTCGTTCAGCCTGCAGGGCAAGAAGTGGCAGGACGTCCGCACGAGCATGAACCGGGCGACCCGCTCGGGCGTGCGCGCGGTCTGGACGCGATACGTCGACCTCCGGCCCTCGGTGGCGCGCCAGATCGAGGACATCTCCGAGCAGTGGGTGGCCGACAAGGAGCTGCCCGAGATGGGCTTCACCCTCGGCGGCCTCGACGAGCTGATGGACCGCGACGTACGGCTGATGCTGGCCGTCGACGAACGAGAGCAGGTGCTCGCGGTGACCAGCTGGCTGCCCACCTGGCGGGACGGCGAGGTCGTCGGCTGGACGCTCGACTTCATGCGCCGCCGCGCCGACTCGATCCACGGCGTCATGGAGTTCCTCATCGCCTCCGCCGCGCTCCGGGCGCAGGAGGACGGCATCGAGTTCGTCAGCCTCTCCGCCGCCCCGCTGGCAGGCGTGGACCTCGACGGCGACGACCCCGATCGCAGCCAGGCCGAGCGCGTCATGGCCTTCCTCGCTCGGGCTCTCGAACCCGCCTACGGCTTCCGGTCCCTGCTCACGTTCAAGGCGAAGTTCCAGCCGGAGTTCTCGACGCTCCTCATGGCCTATCCCGACCCGCTGCAGCTGCCGGCGATCGGCACGGCACTCGCCCGCGCCTACGTGCCCGAGCTCCGGGTGAGCCGACTGCCGCGGCTCCTGCGCAGCGTCGTCTGACCCCGTCGAACGCTGCGAGGCGGTCGGGCGCAGGAGCGCGGAGACCCGCACGTGCTACCGTGGAACCGTGCTGTTCGGCCTGCTCCTTCTTAGCTGCCGCGACGAGACCTCGTTCTAAGGCCTCCCTCGTCGCGGTGTTCGCTGTTTTCTCGGCCTGACCCACATACCGATACGACGAGGTAGAGAGCAATGCGCAACACTCAGAAACCGTCGGCCATGCCGATCCACAAGTACGTCCCGTTCTCCGAGCAGATCCGCGTGGACCTGCCCGACCGCACCTGGCCGACGAAGCAGATCACCGAGGCGCCGCGCTGGTGCGCCGTCGACCTGCGCGACGGCAACCAGGCCCTCATCGACCCGATGAGCCCCGAGCGCAAGCGGATCATGTTCGACCTGCTCGTGAAGATGGGCTACAAGGAGATCGAGGTCGGCTTCCCGTCGGCGTCGCAGACGGACTTCGACTTCGTCCGCAGCCTCATCGAGGAGGACGCGATCCCCGACGACGTCACGATCCAGGTCCTGACCCAGGCGCGCGAACACCTGATCAACCGCACCTACGAGTCCATCAAGGGCGCCAAGCAGGCGATCGTGCACCTGTACAACTCCACGAGCATCCTGCAGCGCGACGTCGTGTTCCGCACCGACCGCCAGGGCATCATCGACATCGCGCTCGAGGGCGCGCGCCTGTGCAGGGCAGCCGAGGCGACCGTGCCCGGCACGACCGTCTACTACGAGTACAGCCCCGAGTCGTTCACCGGCACCGAGCTCGAGTTCGCCCGCGACATCTGCAACGCCGTCCTCGAGGTCTTCGAGCCGACGCCCGAGCGCAAGGTCATCGTCAACCTGCCCGCCACGGTCGAGATGGCGACGCCGAACGTCTACGCCGACGCCATCGAGTGGATGAGCCGTCACCTGGCGCACCGCGAGAACGTGATCCTGTCGCTGCACCCGCACAACGACCGCGGCACCGGCATCGCCGCCGCCGAGCTGGGCTACATGGCCGGCGCCGACCGCATCGAGGGCTGCCTCTTCGGCAACGGCGAGCGCACCGGCAACGTCGACATCGTCGCGCTGGGCATCAACCTCTTCACGCAGGGCATCGACCCGCAGATCGACTTCTCCGACCTCGACGAGGTGAAGCGCACCGCCGAGTACTGCAACCAGCTGCCCGTGCACGAGCGCAGCCCGTGGGCCGGCGACCTGGTCTACACCGCCTTCTCGGGGTCGCACCAGGACGCCATCAAGAAGGGCTTCGAGGCCATGGCCGCCGACGCCGCCGCACAGGGCAAGTCGGTCGACGACCTGGTCTGGGCCGTGCCGTACCTGCCGGTCGACCCGAAGGACCTGGGCCGCTCCTACGAGGCCGTGATCCGCGTCAACTCGCAGTCCGGCAAGGGCGGCGTCGCCTACCTGCTGAAGACCGACCACGCGCTCGACCTGCCGCGCAAGCTGCAGATCGACTTCTCGGGCGTCGTGCAGGCCCGCACCGACGCCGAGGGCGGCGAGGTCACCAGCGAGCAGATCTGGGAGATCTTCCAGGACGAATA is from Frondihabitans australicus and encodes:
- the era gene encoding GTPase Era yields the protein MTTTPPGYRAGFVSFVGRPNVGKSTLTNALVGEKVAITSSKPQTTRRAIRGVVHRPDGQIVIVDTPGIHRPRTLLGERLNTVVSDTLADVDVIGFCVPANEKLGPGDRFINEQLDQYPRAKKLAIITKVDIASKAAVAEQLLAVSALRDWEALVPVSALTDEQLDTVAAEIVPLLPESPQLYPSDVVTEEGLADRIGELIREAALEGVQDELPHSLAVTIDDLVERDDKDLVEIYANLFVERDSQKGIVIGHRGARLREVGERARAQIEPLVGSQVYLNIRVKVAKDWQRDPKQLGRLGF
- a CDS encoding sensor histidine kinase, whose translation is MIFRPLRSHQVVLDVLIGVVVGLVTLVFDLHANPFSLVITLGMAASLAFRRLSPGLALAIVWATAVFEMLTLSTPQVSNLAICAVLYASAAYGSPRLRWFGLASVGIGAAIGMFYVTFANVALFGVPHDVSNVTDLVRLFLQIGITFLGFLALLGLPWVGGQLVRARYAARSSRDAQLLAERETARAEREAARAENEAARAEREAARAERDIAVEQERSRIARDMHDVVAHSLAVVIAQADGARYAYRADPTTVEDSLVTIASTAREALGEVRELLGQLRHSQGAAPQPVLVDLERLVEQMTAAGLSIDLRSSGTPAQLSSNRQLAIYRIVQESLTNVLRHGDTRSTVDVLFDWRPDDLTIVIASTLRPTDTIDADALTTSGQYRPDERRGHGVVGMSERATLAGGSLTTHQAGGRFIVRAMIPSTALTQEVHLR
- a CDS encoding response regulator, coding for MIRVVLVDDQALFRAGIRMVVSSQRDLEFVGEAGDGEEGVDVVSRTQPDVVLMDIRMPVMDGIAATQAILARADAENRRAPKIVVLTTFDLDEAATRAIRSGASGFVLKDSDPEFLLAAIRTVHAGTSVIAASATRELFEHFDKNREAAPKPVPEAFQQLTTRERDIFQSAARGLSNSEIAQLEYLSEATVKTHISRVLAKLGLRDRVQLVVYAYEHGLTT
- a CDS encoding alpha/beta hydrolase, with protein sequence MNLFHLSLTSALTLGVADIVAGALCLAMILRPRRRRGRWFRHVTIAILAGAAAGGTAIWVVGDVMNAFDVPPTWVDRAWVSAMVAGVCLAIVNLVYGPAGRKVAAAVGVIAVVVAGGLALNRDVGEFPRLGDALGVTGSEPLILPHPRTPGTAAADDDLYADWKAPELMPRRGRVGSVTIPATKSHFDARKALVYLPPAALVASAPALPVVVLMSGQPGSPLSVMTAGRVPQILNALARRDHGLAPIVVVPDQLGSAGANPMCVDGPLGNSATYLTEDVPDWITTHLHVQTGPTAWVVGGFSQGATCALQFATALPELFGSLIDVSGQQYPTLSSDDRAIDQGFGGSTARFDAAKPAAVMAAHGHYADTVALFAAGATDAVYSENARVMSALAAKHGIRVTRYLSPGSGHDWTTASNAFRRGFDLLYPRLGLSKGAQNL
- a CDS encoding bifunctional lysylphosphatidylglycerol flippase/synthetase MprF, translated to MTDLTLAPHPTPSRALTWLRDLARQQPVSLVIAAVLVVLALVSGSALHGPSDALRDVIGAGVAERTSANSWIATLASVLFSGSLPELIATVIAVLVLVGAAERRIGHGRALAAYLITGVVATVIGVAVQAIGIGIGEVWALEVAYDTTLHPFTPALGTIMTASAFAGPLWRRRIRIIGFASITTFLLYDGHPSGLYALLGAVAGLALGRFLRPRGRVVARLWTRSSHHEARVLLSTLVFITALGPLVTIVTRAPIGILAPLGSLFGDSLPPRHLTRPCTIDATCIRDVALGDLHGPGTLALSLLPLVTLIVAALLIRRARRIAVWAAILVNLLLALLAALYYGVLPLTSDVAADMPGHHVERFFLGILSAVAPLIVAVVLFVFLHHFTVRTPRHIVRQYIALLVASFVLLAGFYISVGFLGRERFSPPITLGRLVFSAPERFIPVGFVGLDRVGPVPTDGPLRGVFVGVGPLMWLIVVVGLVVAAGVTGRAGGASRRGAVARILRRGVSGHLGQMALWSGTSYWLSDDGAAAVAYREVGGTAITVGDPLCDQARAAQTVLEFARWCDDQGLVPVFYSVRETLAPAFAEMGWPTLPVAEETVLHPASFSLQGKKWQDVRTSMNRATRSGVRAVWTRYVDLRPSVARQIEDISEQWVADKELPEMGFTLGGLDELMDRDVRLMLAVDEREQVLAVTSWLPTWRDGEVVGWTLDFMRRRADSIHGVMEFLIASAALRAQEDGIEFVSLSAAPLAGVDLDGDDPDRSQAERVMAFLARALEPAYGFRSLLTFKAKFQPEFSTLLMAYPDPLQLPAIGTALARAYVPELRVSRLPRLLRSVV
- the leuA gene encoding 2-isopropylmalate synthase, whose protein sequence is MRNTQKPSAMPIHKYVPFSEQIRVDLPDRTWPTKQITEAPRWCAVDLRDGNQALIDPMSPERKRIMFDLLVKMGYKEIEVGFPSASQTDFDFVRSLIEEDAIPDDVTIQVLTQAREHLINRTYESIKGAKQAIVHLYNSTSILQRDVVFRTDRQGIIDIALEGARLCRAAEATVPGTTVYYEYSPESFTGTELEFARDICNAVLEVFEPTPERKVIVNLPATVEMATPNVYADAIEWMSRHLAHRENVILSLHPHNDRGTGIAAAELGYMAGADRIEGCLFGNGERTGNVDIVALGINLFTQGIDPQIDFSDLDEVKRTAEYCNQLPVHERSPWAGDLVYTAFSGSHQDAIKKGFEAMAADAAAQGKSVDDLVWAVPYLPVDPKDLGRSYEAVIRVNSQSGKGGVAYLLKTDHALDLPRKLQIDFSGVVQARTDAEGGEVTSEQIWEIFQDEYLPSRDVAAKWGHFELHRTGMRSDMNGVTRLDAALRAGSDVIEVEGAGSGPIDAFIDVLATQGVAVKLYDYSEHTLSASGDAQAAAYVELDVDGTRLWGVGIDADISTASLKAIVSAVNRALRSKQPEPALATA